The following coding sequences lie in one Sulfoacidibacillus ferrooxidans genomic window:
- a CDS encoding ParB N-terminal domain-containing protein: MGRIVHVNPRELLPHPEYSKYHSDRIQLASDYERIKDSIHKNGIREPLIAIEGSNILVCGHKRRMISIELGLDTVPVVYEVIEEEKSIERMVEDNLSRTQSEKDPIIIGEIVVLAKKYMGLLTVVIVLEREQP, translated from the coding sequence ATGGGTAGAATCGTGCATGTGAATCCACGTGAATTGCTTCCACACCCTGAATATAGTAAATACCATTCAGATCGGATTCAATTGGCATCAGATTACGAACGGATTAAAGATAGTATTCACAAGAACGGTATAAGAGAACCGTTAATCGCCATTGAAGGAAGCAACATTTTGGTATGTGGACACAAACGAAGAATGATTTCTATTGAATTAGGATTGGATACAGTGCCTGTTGTATACGAGGTAATAGAAGAAGAAAAATCGATTGAACGCATGGTAGAGGATAATCTAAGTCGTACTCAATCAGAAAAGGACCCCATTATCATCGGAGAAATTGTTGTTTTAGCAAAAAAATATATGGGATTGCTCACGGTGGTGATCGTGTTGGAAAGAGAACAACCATGA
- a CDS encoding MFS transporter, which translates to MKILRNKSFAILFGGQIVSTLGTNLYLLALPWYVYIVTGSKADLAIVGFAQSLPGLAGLVAGVFVDRWNKRRTMIVADLMRGALSLLIGLIAIWRLSFLWIVVIVLLLQLVGVFFGPAESVLLPLVVREENVPAAMGINQSGSATAQLAGQAGGGALLSALGAPVLFLANGISFFVSVVSLLFVRAPEPPRGGEPSNFLTDWKEGFAILGRSRMILLIVASALVANFGLAAFDIALTAWIRGPLRDSALWLGFIGAAFFVGIIVGGMLLGTVAKKVPLRAVVMSGLIIDGALISSVGAVRTNWWAIAILVLTGLAVGIMNGSIGAMAVQVVPDPLRGRVFGLLGTLSTMATPLGLAVYGALMVVVPLPVLFILMGVVSVLAGLAFLLPIRDDLNNMGTAEPSPPVAQ; encoded by the coding sequence TTGAAAATTCTGCGCAACAAATCATTTGCTATTTTGTTTGGCGGGCAGATCGTGTCGACACTGGGCACCAATCTCTACCTGCTGGCACTACCCTGGTACGTCTACATTGTGACCGGCTCGAAGGCTGATCTGGCGATTGTCGGCTTCGCTCAGTCCCTTCCAGGTCTCGCAGGTCTGGTGGCGGGCGTTTTCGTTGACCGCTGGAACAAGCGCCGAACCATGATCGTGGCCGACTTGATGCGTGGTGCCCTATCACTTTTGATCGGGTTGATCGCGATCTGGCGACTAAGCTTTCTGTGGATCGTCGTCATCGTGCTCCTGCTCCAACTCGTGGGTGTCTTCTTCGGACCAGCTGAATCCGTGTTGCTTCCGCTCGTCGTTCGCGAAGAAAATGTTCCTGCGGCGATGGGAATCAACCAATCGGGTTCAGCGACCGCTCAACTCGCTGGGCAAGCAGGCGGCGGTGCCCTGCTGTCTGCTCTCGGAGCGCCCGTCCTGTTTTTGGCCAATGGCATCTCCTTTTTCGTGTCCGTAGTCAGTTTGTTGTTTGTCCGGGCACCAGAGCCCCCACGCGGGGGCGAACCATCAAACTTTCTGACCGACTGGAAAGAAGGCTTTGCGATCCTCGGCCGATCGCGCATGATTCTCTTGATCGTTGCATCGGCGTTGGTAGCAAACTTTGGATTGGCCGCATTTGACATCGCGCTAACCGCTTGGATACGCGGTCCGTTGCGCGACAGCGCGTTGTGGCTCGGGTTCATTGGGGCGGCATTCTTTGTGGGTATCATTGTCGGTGGGATGCTGCTTGGGACAGTGGCAAAAAAGGTGCCCTTGCGCGCCGTCGTCATGAGCGGGCTGATCATCGATGGCGCCTTGATCAGCAGTGTAGGGGCCGTTCGAACCAATTGGTGGGCGATCGCCATACTCGTGCTCACCGGGTTGGCTGTCGGCATCATGAACGGCTCAATTGGTGCCATGGCCGTGCAGGTCGTTCCCGACCCACTGCGTGGACGCGTCTTCGGCCTACTGGGCACGTTGTCCACGATGGCCACACCGCTTGGACTCGCCGTCTACGGTGCACTCATGGTGGTCGTTCCCTTGCCCGTCCTCTTTATCCTCATGGGTGTCGTCAGCGTCCTCGCCGGCCTCGCCTTCTTACTTCCGATACGAGACGACCTCAACAACATGGGCACCGCAGAACCCTCGCCACCTGTCGCACAGTAG